Proteins encoded by one window of Flavobacterium sp. N502540:
- a CDS encoding YfhO family protein — MKIVNKFYPHALVILGFILVSLIYFYPVLQGKQIFQSDIAQYTGMAKEQNDFRATEHSEPYWTNSAFGGMPTYQLGANYPNDFVGKLDDALRFLPRPADYLFLYFLGFYGLLLVLKTDPLKAFIGAIAFGFSTYLIIILGVGHNAKAHAIAYMPLVIAGFILVFQKKYIWGGLLTMFAVALEVNANHFQMTYYLLIFLLILSAYFAFNFIKEKEYKSLLTAVGVLAVAGIFAIGANATNLLATSEYAKFSTRSNSELTFNPDGSKKTNENALSREYITEYSYGIAESFNLIAPRLFGGSNHENVGTDSRMYSFMIEQGVPSEQAQDFVSGMPTYWGDQPIVAAPAYIGVVVFFLAVLALFIDDRKIKYVFFTGALVSLILSWGKNFALLTDFFIDYVPMYDKFRAVSSIQVILELCFPVLAVMGLQSFFKAKEEPKLQQKALVQTGVFGLGVILILVFAKSMFHFTGSSDNYFLESYGPAFVDALKEDRKSLYSADLLRSGFFIVITFGILWLFIKNKLAQNTTLIIVGLLMIFDLFFVDKKYVSAKDFVSPVQIAAPFQETPSDAQILKDTTHYRVFEVSGNMSSARASYFHHSLGGYHAAKPRRIQQLFDYQIAKNNVEVLDMLNVKYIIQTDKEGKEFPTVNPNANGNAWFVTTVKLVNKPDDVMKALDHIDTKTVAVFNVREHEGKFRNARMKKQWDTTGTIQVVQYKPNYIKYKSNNGKDGLAVFSEIYYKNGWNAYIDGKLTDHFPVDYVLRAMEIPGGEHTIEFKFEPQVVKTGSVITLASCIGMLLLLIGGVYFERKKAKA; from the coding sequence TTGAAAATAGTAAATAAGTTCTATCCGCATGCCCTTGTTATCCTGGGCTTTATCCTCGTTTCTTTAATTTATTTTTACCCGGTTTTACAAGGAAAACAAATTTTCCAGTCGGATATTGCTCAATATACCGGAATGGCTAAAGAGCAAAACGATTTTAGAGCTACAGAACATTCTGAACCTTATTGGACAAATTCTGCGTTTGGAGGTATGCCAACTTATCAGCTGGGAGCTAATTATCCAAATGATTTTGTGGGTAAATTAGACGATGCTTTGCGTTTTCTGCCTCGTCCTGCCGATTATTTATTTCTATATTTTTTAGGCTTTTACGGACTATTGTTGGTTTTAAAAACCGATCCTTTAAAAGCATTTATCGGGGCAATTGCCTTCGGTTTCTCGACTTACCTGATTATCATTTTAGGTGTTGGGCATAATGCAAAAGCACATGCTATTGCCTATATGCCGCTTGTTATCGCCGGATTCATACTCGTTTTTCAAAAAAAGTACATTTGGGGAGGTCTGCTCACCATGTTTGCGGTTGCATTAGAGGTTAATGCCAACCACTTTCAAATGACATATTATTTACTGATTTTCTTATTGATACTGTCAGCTTATTTTGCATTTAATTTTATCAAAGAAAAAGAGTATAAATCGCTTTTAACCGCTGTCGGTGTTTTGGCTGTAGCCGGAATTTTTGCTATTGGAGCCAATGCCACTAATTTGTTGGCAACCAGTGAATATGCTAAATTTAGTACCCGTAGCAACAGTGAATTAACTTTTAACCCTGATGGTTCTAAAAAGACTAATGAAAATGCACTAAGCCGTGAATATATTACAGAATACAGTTACGGAATTGCTGAAAGTTTTAACTTGATTGCTCCAAGACTTTTTGGAGGTTCAAATCATGAAAATGTAGGGACTGACAGCCGTATGTATTCTTTTATGATTGAACAGGGAGTACCGTCAGAACAGGCACAGGATTTTGTGTCGGGAATGCCAACGTATTGGGGAGATCAGCCTATAGTAGCAGCTCCGGCTTATATTGGAGTTGTGGTTTTCTTTTTAGCAGTTTTAGCTTTATTTATTGACGATCGAAAAATAAAATATGTGTTTTTTACAGGTGCATTAGTTTCGCTAATACTTTCCTGGGGAAAAAATTTCGCGTTACTGACTGACTTCTTTATCGATTACGTTCCAATGTACGACAAGTTTAGAGCGGTTTCATCGATTCAGGTTATTCTTGAATTGTGTTTTCCTGTTCTGGCTGTTATGGGATTACAATCGTTTTTTAAAGCTAAAGAAGAACCTAAATTACAGCAGAAAGCGCTTGTGCAGACAGGAGTTTTCGGATTAGGCGTTATTTTGATTTTAGTATTCGCTAAAAGCATGTTCCATTTTACAGGCAGCAGTGATAATTATTTTTTAGAAAGTTACGGACCTGCTTTTGTAGATGCCTTGAAAGAAGACAGAAAGAGTTTGTATTCTGCTGATTTATTGCGATCAGGCTTTTTTATCGTGATTACTTTTGGGATCCTTTGGTTGTTTATCAAGAATAAACTGGCTCAGAATACTACTTTGATTATCGTTGGTCTTTTGATGATTTTTGATTTATTTTTTGTTGATAAAAAATATGTATCAGCCAAAGATTTTGTGAGCCCGGTACAAATTGCGGCGCCATTTCAGGAAACACCTTCAGATGCTCAGATTTTAAAAGATACTACACATTACAGAGTTTTTGAAGTAAGCGGAAACATGTCAAGTGCACGTGCTTCTTATTTTCACCATTCTTTAGGCGGATATCATGCCGCAAAACCAAGAAGAATACAACAGCTTTTTGATTATCAGATTGCAAAAAACAATGTCGAAGTTTTAGACATGTTAAATGTAAAATACATCATCCAAACGGATAAAGAAGGAAAAGAATTTCCAACAGTAAATCCAAATGCTAATGGAAATGCATGGTTTGTAACTACTGTAAAATTGGTGAATAAACCGGATGATGTAATGAAAGCATTGGATCATATCGATACTAAAACGGTAGCGGTTTTCAACGTTCGCGAGCATGAAGGTAAATTTAGAAATGCCCGAATGAAAAAACAATGGGATACTACAGGAACTATTCAGGTCGTACAGTACAAGCCTAATTACATTAAATACAAATCAAACAACGGAAAAGATGGCCTGGCTGTTTTTTCTGAGATCTATTATAAAAATGGATGGAATGCCTATATTGATGGTAAACTTACGGATCATTTCCCTGTAGATTATGTTTTAAGAGCTATGGAAATTCCGGGTGGCGAACATACTATCGAATTTAAATTTGAACCGCAGGTTGTTAAAACAGGAAGTGTAATTACATTGGCAAGCTGCATTGGAATGTTACTACTTTTAATTGGTGGAGTTTATTTCGAAAGAAAAAAGGCGAAAGCTTAA
- a CDS encoding nucleotidyltransferase has protein sequence MNEQIVAIWRSFFENKVKYITIGGFAVNIYGYNRNTGDIDIYLEDTVENRSNLRKALKSINLGDFETIETMQFIPGWSDFTLNYGLRLDIMTAVKGLEDKSFTSLLEDATVVMIDETPVYFIDYDNLIVAKKAANRPKDILDIEELGKLNDEKGKNI, from the coding sequence ATGAATGAGCAAATAGTAGCTATTTGGCGTAGTTTTTTTGAAAACAAAGTTAAATATATAACTATTGGTGGATTTGCTGTAAATATCTACGGATATAATAGGAATACTGGAGATATTGATATTTATTTAGAAGATACTGTTGAAAATCGAAGTAATTTAAGGAAAGCACTAAAATCAATTAATCTTGGAGATTTTGAGACCATTGAAACTATGCAGTTTATTCCTGGATGGAGTGATTTTACATTAAATTATGGTTTGCGATTAGATATCATGACTGCTGTTAAAGGCCTAGAGGATAAATCTTTTACTTCTTTATTAGAAGATGCTACAGTTGTAATGATAGATGAAACCCCGGTTTATTTTATTGACTATGATAATTTAATTGTTGCTAAAAAAGCCGCTAACAGACCGAAAGATATCTTAGATATTGAGGAGCTTGGAAAATTGAATGACGAAAAAGGAAAAAATATTTAG
- a CDS encoding glycosyltransferase family 4 protein, whose product MEQKKLLIITYYFPPAGGPGVQRWLKFVKYLPEFGIQPIVYVPENPTYPIVDEGLVNEISDKVIVLKNKIWEPYQLASVFSKNKTKKISSGIFPHKKKQTFLDKIFLWVRGNLFIPDARVFWVKPSVAYLEKYIKEHNIDTIVTSGPPHSLHLIGLELKEKLNVKWFADFRDPWTTIGYHKALRLSGYAAKKHKNLEHKVLNSADTIIVTSKTTKVEFEVITNKPISVITNGYDIENVEKQTLDTKFTLAHIGSFLSDRNPRFLWECLVELLQEIPEFKSHLEIKLIGAVSQEVLDAITEFELKNYLNLLGYVSHHEAIAHQKKSQVLLLIEINSEDTKSIIPGKLFEYMVSNRPIIAIGPQGSDFADIIKETNTGVFFDYSEKAKLKSVILDFYNQFLEGKLQANGVGLQQYSRKNLTKQLAQLIN is encoded by the coding sequence TTGGAACAAAAAAAACTCTTAATCATTACCTATTATTTTCCACCGGCTGGAGGACCAGGTGTACAACGTTGGTTAAAATTTGTAAAATATTTACCCGAATTTGGAATACAGCCGATAGTTTATGTTCCTGAAAACCCAACCTACCCAATTGTTGACGAAGGTCTGGTTAATGAGATTTCCGATAAAGTAATTGTTCTTAAAAACAAAATCTGGGAGCCGTATCAGTTGGCTTCCGTTTTCTCAAAGAATAAAACTAAGAAAATTAGTTCGGGAATTTTTCCACATAAGAAGAAACAAACCTTTTTAGACAAAATTTTTCTTTGGGTTCGTGGTAATTTGTTTATTCCGGATGCCCGTGTTTTTTGGGTAAAACCTTCAGTGGCTTATTTAGAAAAGTATATCAAAGAACACAATATTGACACCATTGTCACTTCGGGGCCGCCACACAGTTTGCATTTAATAGGTCTGGAATTGAAAGAAAAATTAAATGTAAAATGGTTTGCTGATTTCCGTGATCCATGGACTACAATTGGATATCACAAAGCTTTGCGTTTATCGGGTTATGCTGCCAAAAAGCATAAAAACCTCGAACATAAAGTACTCAATAGTGCCGATACCATTATTGTTACTAGTAAAACTACAAAAGTGGAGTTTGAGGTCATTACCAATAAACCAATTTCGGTGATTACCAATGGTTATGACATCGAAAATGTAGAGAAACAAACATTAGATACAAAATTTACGTTGGCACATATCGGATCTTTTTTATCCGATCGAAATCCTCGATTTTTATGGGAATGTCTGGTAGAGTTGCTTCAGGAAATTCCTGAGTTTAAATCACATTTGGAAATTAAATTAATTGGAGCAGTAAGTCAGGAAGTATTGGATGCTATCACTGAATTTGAGTTGAAGAATTATTTGAATCTTTTAGGATACGTTTCGCATCATGAAGCAATTGCCCATCAAAAGAAATCGCAGGTTTTGCTTTTAATCGAAATTAATTCCGAGGATACCAAAAGTATAATTCCGGGTAAATTATTCGAATATATGGTGTCCAATCGTCCAATAATAGCCATAGGACCTCAAGGTTCTGATTTTGCCGATATTATAAAAGAGACCAATACAGGAGTATTTTTTGATTATTCTGAAAAAGCGAAGTTAAAAAGCGTAATTTTGGACTTTTATAATCAATTTTTAGAAGGGAAACTACAGGCCAATGGTGTTGGTTTACAACAATATTCCAGAAAGAATCTAACCAAGCAATTAGCACAGTTGATTAACTAA
- a CDS encoding lipopolysaccharide biosynthesis protein yields the protein MGIVLNQSFKNTIITYIGFGIGAINTLYLYPVFLGATFYGLTNYVTSCANVIMPLFAIGMQNTLVKFYSQYQTEEEKSRFLSFTVLFPLLLIIPLLLIGLVFYDEILFFLSKKNAIVRSYIWLIPFIGLCMAYFEIFYAWLRVNMHSVFGNFVKEVGLRLFSLFLLIGVYYNWLSVEGFVYATAILYFLAFLITMLYAFSIQKPTFQFTIPANTKDILVYTFYIILSGSVANLLLDGDKMILNQYMQIENIAFYSVATYIALVISVPSRAMHQIVYPITAKLMHDNKHDELNQLYKKTSINLQIVGGFVMLCIFVNIGQLYELVPKEYSGGIAVVFMIGLSKYFDLILGNNNAIIFNTKYYRMVLYLGLMLVALTVILNMIFIPIFGIFGSAFATLLSITLYSLAKLLFVVKRLHLYPFTIQTIYSMLITFALFLLFYFWEFPFYQLVSIALKSVLVTILYVYLNYKFAISPDINKVIDTVLKKIGFKI from the coding sequence ATGGGTATTGTTTTAAATCAGTCTTTCAAAAATACAATTATCACTTATATAGGTTTCGGTATTGGAGCCATTAATACACTTTATTTGTATCCGGTTTTTTTGGGTGCAACTTTTTATGGCTTAACCAATTATGTGACTTCTTGTGCCAATGTGATTATGCCATTATTTGCGATTGGTATGCAAAATACCTTGGTTAAATTTTATTCGCAATATCAAACTGAAGAAGAAAAATCCCGTTTTCTATCCTTTACGGTTTTGTTTCCTTTGCTATTAATAATCCCGCTTTTACTGATAGGTCTTGTTTTTTATGATGAGATTCTGTTCTTTTTGTCAAAAAAGAATGCGATTGTTAGAAGCTATATATGGTTAATACCTTTTATTGGATTGTGTATGGCATATTTTGAGATTTTTTATGCCTGGTTGCGGGTAAATATGCATTCCGTTTTTGGAAATTTTGTAAAGGAAGTGGGCTTGCGATTATTTTCATTATTTCTATTAATAGGTGTCTATTATAATTGGCTTAGCGTTGAAGGTTTTGTGTATGCAACAGCAATTTTATATTTTTTGGCATTCCTGATAACCATGTTATATGCATTTAGTATTCAGAAGCCAACTTTTCAGTTTACAATACCTGCAAATACAAAAGATATACTGGTATATACTTTTTATATTATTTTATCCGGAAGTGTTGCCAATTTGCTTTTGGATGGCGATAAAATGATATTAAATCAATATATGCAGATTGAAAATATTGCTTTTTATTCTGTTGCCACCTATATTGCTTTGGTTATTTCGGTTCCAAGCCGAGCTATGCACCAGATCGTATACCCAATTACGGCTAAATTAATGCACGATAACAAACATGATGAGTTGAATCAGCTCTACAAAAAAACATCAATAAACCTACAGATTGTGGGTGGTTTTGTAATGCTTTGCATATTTGTAAATATCGGTCAGTTATACGAGTTGGTTCCAAAAGAATACAGTGGTGGAATTGCAGTTGTATTTATGATTGGCTTGTCTAAATACTTTGATTTAATTTTAGGAAACAATAATGCGATCATTTTTAATACTAAATATTATCGTATGGTGCTGTATTTAGGATTAATGCTGGTTGCGTTGACCGTAATTTTAAACATGATCTTTATTCCAATTTTTGGAATCTTCGGATCTGCTTTTGCTACTTTATTATCGATTACCCTATATAGTTTGGCAAAACTGCTTTTTGTGGTTAAAAGACTTCATTTGTATCCTTTTACTATTCAGACAATATATTCGATGTTAATTACATTTGCATTGTTTTTATTGTTTTACTTTTGGGAGTTCCCTTTTTATCAATTGGTTAGTATTGCTTTAAAGTCAGTTTTGGTAACCATTTTATATGTTTATTTAAATTATAAATTTGCGATTTCCCCTGATATCAATAAAGTAATAGATACTGTTTTGAAAAAGATAGGATTTAAAATTTAA
- a CDS encoding mechanosensitive ion channel family protein → MKNKIVCFLALFITLFSSVTFAQKDSSQTSKTTVKEVKTKGYPVKPFKDTLFYVYHKVGSFSPENRANAITEKIRKLYEDSFFIADSISVVPSDISQDIVYKNDFVIMSVLDVDAKAENQTAGFIAKRNLNLIKRAIVYQNDNYSMLPKRLGYTALLVLIIGFVLYFVGKLFNRVKLYILKNSDRHFKGFKYNNINILSPQKQQFLLMRLYSAIKVITLILIVYLSLPLLFSIFPATEAYTTTLLRWILSPAKLAVMGFVGFLPSLVTIVVIIVIFKYSIRVIKFFFDEIKKENIKIDGFYSDWAMPTFNIIRFLMLAFMLVVIFPYLPGSDSPIFKGVSVFVGVLFSLGSSNAIANMVAGLVITYMRPFKIGDFIKIGDVSGEVIEKTALVTRVRTPKFEDITIPNATVLSSTSTNYSANTKHANNGLLIHTTVTIGYDVPYNDIYKALIEAALKTEMVEQTPSPFVLQTSLDDFYVSYQINVYTKEPTKQPRIYSSLHQNIQDSFNAAGIEIMSPHYGALRDGNATTIPANYLSNDYQAPPFNVKNKG, encoded by the coding sequence ATGAAAAATAAAATTGTTTGTTTTTTAGCGCTTTTTATTACTTTGTTTTCTTCTGTGACTTTTGCTCAGAAAGACAGTTCTCAAACATCGAAAACGACTGTTAAAGAAGTAAAAACAAAAGGATATCCTGTAAAACCGTTTAAAGATACGCTTTTTTATGTGTACCATAAAGTAGGTTCTTTTTCGCCCGAAAACAGAGCAAATGCAATTACAGAAAAGATCAGGAAATTATATGAGGATTCATTCTTTATAGCTGATTCGATTTCGGTTGTACCTTCAGATATTTCTCAGGACATTGTTTATAAGAATGATTTTGTCATCATGTCTGTTTTAGATGTAGATGCAAAAGCAGAGAATCAAACAGCAGGTTTCATCGCAAAGCGAAATTTAAACCTGATTAAAAGAGCGATTGTATATCAGAATGACAATTACTCCATGCTTCCAAAAAGATTGGGGTATACAGCATTGCTGGTTTTAATTATTGGATTTGTTTTGTATTTTGTGGGTAAATTATTCAACAGAGTAAAGCTGTACATCCTGAAAAATAGCGACCGACACTTTAAAGGATTCAAGTATAATAATATCAATATCCTCTCACCTCAAAAACAGCAGTTTTTACTCATGCGATTGTATAGTGCTATTAAAGTAATTACGCTTATTTTGATAGTATATCTTTCATTACCATTATTATTCAGTATTTTTCCTGCTACCGAAGCATATACAACTACTTTGCTGCGTTGGATTCTTTCGCCTGCAAAACTTGCGGTAATGGGATTTGTGGGTTTTCTGCCAAGTTTAGTCACTATAGTGGTTATCATTGTCATTTTTAAATATTCGATAAGAGTTATCAAATTCTTTTTTGATGAGATAAAAAAAGAGAATATTAAAATTGATGGTTTTTACAGCGATTGGGCAATGCCCACTTTTAATATCATTCGTTTTCTGATGCTTGCTTTTATGCTGGTGGTTATATTTCCGTATTTGCCAGGATCAGATTCTCCAATATTTAAAGGTGTTTCGGTATTTGTGGGGGTTTTATTTTCTTTGGGTTCTTCTAATGCGATTGCTAATATGGTGGCGGGTCTGGTGATTACCTATATGCGTCCGTTTAAGATTGGTGACTTTATAAAAATTGGCGATGTTAGCGGAGAGGTGATTGAAAAAACGGCTTTGGTTACTCGTGTCAGAACACCTAAATTTGAGGATATTACGATTCCTAATGCAACTGTTTTATCAAGTACTTCAACCAATTATTCAGCGAATACAAAACATGCCAATAATGGTTTATTGATTCATACTACCGTTACGATTGGGTATGATGTTCCGTATAATGACATTTATAAAGCATTGATTGAAGCCGCTCTAAAAACGGAAATGGTCGAGCAGACACCATCTCCTTTCGTTCTGCAAACCAGTCTGGATGACTTTTATGTTTCCTATCAGATCAACGTTTATACCAAAGAGCCTACGAAACAGCCCCGGATTTATTCCTCTTTACATCAAAACATTCAGGATTCGTTTAATGCTGCCGGAATAGAAATCATGTCTCCACATTACGGAGCACTTCGCGATGGTAACGCCACGACAATTCCTGCGAATTATCTGAGTAATGACTATCAGGCACCTCCTTTTAATGTTAAGAATAAAGGATAA
- the uvrA gene encoding excinuclease ABC subunit UvrA, which yields MQIDLSTLDPKHNIIIKGAQVHNLKNVDVAIPRNKLVVITGLSGSGKSSLAFDTLYAEGQRRYVESLSSYARQFLGRLDKPKVEYIKGIAPAIAIEQKVNTTNARSTVGTSTEIYDYMKLLYARIGRTYSPISGQEVKKNTVTDVITDVKTLELDSKWLLLAPIHLEEGRQLEDKLKVLLQQGFARILVHNEMVRLDDFSPTDLHQLDNKDILLIIDRIVVKEEEEFYNRLADAVQTAFFEGKGICYLQELNSDKKFSYSNNFELDGITFLEPNVHLFSFNNPYGACPVCEGYGNIIGIDADLVIPNTSLSIFESAIYPWRGESMSWYKDELVKHAYKFDFPIHKPFFELSEEQKDLIWKGNQYFQGLNDFFKELEEKNYKIQNRVMLSRYRGKTKCHACRGKRLREEASYVKINDKTVSDLVDLPIKHLVTFFKNIDLNVYEQQIAKRLMVEINNRLSFLTEVGLDYLTLNRNSATLSGGESQRINLATSLGSSLVGSMYILDEPSIGLHPKDSERLIKVLLSLRDLGNTVIVVEHDEDIMKAADMIIDIGPEAGTFGGKLVAQGTYKEILKSDSLTAQYLNGDLEISVPKRRRKFKNHIDIVGARENNLKNINVTFPLDVLTVITGVSGSGKSTLIKKILFPAMQKKLDSAAEKAGQFSELKGSFSQIKHIEYVDQNPIGRSSRSNPVTYIKAYDDIRDLYAKEKLSKVRGYQAKHFSFNVDGGRCETCKGEGSINVEMVFMADVSLPCETCGGKRFKKEILEINFDEKNINDILTMTIDDAIAFFDKNKQSKITQKLQPLQDVGLGYVQLGQSSSTLSGGEAQRIKLASFLVKGATKDKALFVFDEPTTGLHFHDIKKLMTSFDALIEKGHSIIVIEHNLDLIKCADWIIDLGPEGGENGGHLLAAGTPEDIVKVKESVTGVYLKDKL from the coding sequence ATGCAAATTGATCTTTCGACTCTCGACCCAAAACATAATATTATCATTAAAGGCGCACAGGTACATAATTTAAAAAATGTAGATGTAGCAATACCCCGAAATAAACTAGTTGTTATTACAGGCCTTTCAGGATCAGGTAAGTCGAGTCTTGCATTCGATACCTTGTATGCCGAAGGACAGCGTCGTTATGTCGAAAGCTTATCTTCGTATGCACGTCAGTTTTTGGGACGTCTGGACAAGCCAAAAGTAGAATACATTAAAGGTATTGCGCCTGCCATTGCAATTGAGCAAAAGGTAAACACAACCAATGCGCGTTCTACTGTAGGGACTTCAACAGAGATCTACGATTATATGAAATTGCTTTATGCCCGAATTGGTCGCACCTATTCTCCAATTTCCGGTCAGGAAGTCAAAAAAAATACCGTTACCGATGTAATTACGGATGTAAAAACGTTAGAATTAGACAGTAAATGGCTCCTCCTTGCTCCTATTCATCTTGAAGAAGGCAGACAGCTGGAAGACAAACTGAAAGTATTGCTTCAACAAGGTTTTGCACGTATTTTGGTTCATAACGAAATGGTTCGTCTGGATGATTTTTCACCAACAGATCTTCATCAATTAGACAATAAAGATATTCTATTGATTATTGACAGAATTGTGGTTAAAGAAGAAGAAGAATTCTACAATCGTCTGGCCGATGCAGTACAGACCGCTTTTTTTGAAGGAAAAGGCATTTGTTATTTACAAGAATTAAACTCCGATAAAAAATTCTCTTACTCTAATAATTTTGAGCTTGACGGGATTACTTTTTTAGAGCCTAACGTTCATTTATTCAGTTTCAACAATCCATACGGAGCCTGTCCGGTTTGTGAAGGCTACGGAAATATTATTGGTATCGATGCTGATTTAGTGATCCCAAATACTTCTCTGTCTATTTTCGAAAGCGCCATTTATCCCTGGAGAGGGGAAAGTATGAGCTGGTACAAAGACGAACTGGTAAAACACGCTTATAAATTTGATTTTCCTATTCACAAACCTTTCTTCGAACTTTCTGAAGAACAGAAAGATTTAATCTGGAAAGGAAACCAATATTTTCAAGGTCTAAATGATTTTTTCAAAGAACTTGAAGAGAAAAACTATAAAATCCAGAACCGTGTAATGTTATCCCGTTACCGTGGAAAAACAAAATGTCATGCCTGTCGTGGCAAACGCTTGCGTGAAGAAGCATCTTATGTAAAAATAAATGACAAAACGGTCTCAGATTTAGTCGATTTGCCTATCAAACATTTAGTTACTTTTTTCAAAAACATCGATCTAAACGTTTACGAACAGCAAATTGCAAAACGATTAATGGTCGAAATCAACAATCGTTTGTCTTTTTTAACTGAAGTTGGTTTAGATTATCTGACTTTAAATCGAAATTCGGCAACACTTTCGGGCGGTGAGTCACAACGTATCAATCTCGCTACTTCTTTGGGAAGCAGCTTAGTTGGATCGATGTACATTCTGGATGAGCCCAGTATTGGTCTGCACCCAAAAGATTCCGAAAGATTAATTAAAGTATTATTGTCACTTCGTGATCTGGGTAACACAGTAATTGTAGTTGAGCACGACGAAGATATTATGAAAGCTGCCGATATGATTATTGATATCGGTCCCGAAGCGGGTACATTTGGTGGAAAACTGGTCGCTCAGGGTACGTATAAAGAAATCCTGAAATCAGATTCACTAACTGCCCAATACCTGAACGGTGATTTAGAAATTTCTGTTCCTAAAAGAAGACGTAAATTCAAAAACCATATTGATATTGTAGGCGCAAGAGAGAACAACTTAAAGAATATTAATGTCACTTTTCCATTAGACGTTTTAACGGTCATTACCGGAGTTTCCGGAAGTGGAAAAAGTACCTTGATTAAAAAGATATTGTTCCCGGCCATGCAGAAAAAACTGGACAGTGCTGCTGAAAAAGCAGGTCAGTTTAGTGAACTAAAAGGTTCGTTTTCGCAAATCAAACATATCGAATATGTCGATCAGAACCCAATTGGAAGAAGTTCAAGATCCAATCCGGTCACTTATATCAAAGCCTACGATGATATACGGGACTTGTATGCTAAAGAAAAACTCTCTAAAGTAAGAGGATATCAGGCCAAACACTTCTCTTTTAACGTCGATGGCGGCCGTTGTGAAACGTGCAAAGGAGAAGGCTCTATAAACGTCGAGATGGTCTTTATGGCCGATGTTTCGCTACCGTGTGAAACCTGTGGAGGAAAACGTTTTAAAAAAGAAATTTTAGAGATTAATTTCGATGAAAAAAACATTAACGATATTCTAACTATGACTATCGATGATGCAATTGCTTTTTTTGATAAAAACAAACAATCCAAAATTACTCAGAAACTACAGCCCTTGCAGGATGTGGGGTTAGGATATGTACAGTTAGGACAATCCTCTTCTACTCTTTCGGGTGGTGAAGCACAGCGTATTAAACTGGCTTCCTTTTTAGTCAAAGGAGCTACGAAAGACAAAGCCTTATTTGTTTTTGATGAGCCAACAACCGGCTTGCATTTTCACGACATTAAAAAATTAATGACTTCCTTTGATGCCTTAATTGAAAAAGGGCATTCTATAATTGTCATCGAACATAATCTTGATCTTATAAAATGTGCCGACTGGATTATTGATCTGGGACCTGAAGGTGGTGAAAATGGCGGTCATCTGCTAGCTGCAGGAACTCCCGAAGATATTGTAAAAGTAAAAGAATCGGTTACCGGAGTGTACCTGAAAGACAAACTTTAA
- a CDS encoding RNA polymerase sigma factor, with protein sequence MADVHIPDALLVKNYVEGNENALATLIKRHESKIYGFIYSKIADRDISNDIFQDTFIKVIKTLKSNSYNEEGKFLPWVMRISHNLIVDHFRKTKKMPMYRETEEFSIFSVMSDDSLTIENKMIFDQVEVDLKRIIEELPEDQKEVLVMRMYQDMSFKEISELTDVSINTALGRMRYALMNLRKIIDKHQIILTN encoded by the coding sequence ATGGCTGATGTGCATATTCCTGACGCTCTATTGGTAAAAAATTATGTTGAAGGCAACGAAAATGCCCTTGCAACATTAATTAAAAGGCACGAGTCTAAGATATATGGATTTATATATTCAAAGATTGCGGATAGAGATATTTCAAATGATATTTTTCAAGACACTTTTATTAAGGTAATCAAAACCTTAAAAAGTAATTCCTATAATGAAGAAGGTAAATTTCTGCCTTGGGTGATGCGTATTTCCCATAATCTGATTGTGGATCACTTTCGTAAAACCAAAAAAATGCCAATGTACAGAGAAACAGAAGAGTTTTCGATATTCTCTGTTATGTCTGATGATTCTTTGACTATTGAGAATAAAATGATTTTTGATCAGGTCGAGGTTGATTTAAAAAGAATCATCGAAGAGTTGCCTGAAGATCAGAAAGAAGTATTGGTGATGCGCATGTATCAGGATATGAGTTTTAAGGAAATTTCAGAGCTTACAGATGTGAGTATCAATACAGCATTAGGAAGAATGCGATATGCTTTGATGAATTTGAGAAAAATAATTGATAAACATCAAATTATTTTAACCAACTAA